The Pseudorca crassidens isolate mPseCra1 chromosome 3, mPseCra1.hap1, whole genome shotgun sequence genome includes the window ATAAGAGGTCTTCCGAATCTGATTGTTGCGTTTTTTAGTAAAACCCACACAGAAGAGACGAAGCAAATAACCATCGGTAGTCTTGACATCAACATTAGCTTCAATCATGGTCTGCCATTTTTTGACCATGGAGCACATTTTGTCACGGGTAAGATCCATGCCATGGAAATTAGTCAGGCAGTTTTTGCCCTGAACATCCTCAGTAATAagcttgaattttctaaatgcaaCTTCATCATTCTGCAGATCAGCAAGGCTCACTTCAAACACACGACCCTTGAGGCCATCAGACGCGATTTTGGTTCCTTGAGTTCTCGTGACTAGTGTTTTCCCAATATTTCTTATATTGAACATAGCTGGTGCTTTCACACCATACCAATCTTTCTTAGAAAATGGGTCAACCACTTTCTTCTTGGCTCCCTTTTTACCGCCTTTCGTAAGGCGCTTGTTCTTTCCGACCGCCATGGTGCTGCTCCGAGAGCCAAAAGGccctatttatttttgaaaaataattattgagtgaCTGCTGTGTGCTAGGTCCTGTTCTATGCAGTGGTGAACAAAATAGACCTCCTCCCTAGGAAAAACAGGTCTTTGTGAACATTATAGTCTGTTGGTGGGGAGGTGGAGGGCAGGGGAAGGACcctaacagaaaataaaaatgtaaaatatgtagaATGTCAGATTAAAAAAAGTAAGGCAGGAAGAATGATATGGAGTGGGTATGTGTACCTTCTAATTTAAATCTAGAGGTAAGTCCAGCTTCAGGCATGGCTAGATCCAGGAAATGGATCAAATGATGTCATCCAcaccttttgtttttctcatgctTGATTTCCTTATTCTACCTTAGGCTTTCTCACTGTAGTAACTCTAAGAGTTCCAGGCTTACATCATCTAAAAATCTAGCAATTTCAGCAGATAAAGCTTCTGTTTTCCAGTAGTTCTAACATAAATTCCACAAGTGAGTCTCATTAACATGGTTCAGGTCATATCCCAGATATGAACCAATCATCAGTGACGAGAATATGCTGATAGACTAGCCCTTGGTTATGGGACCATTTCCAGCAGCAAGGGGTGCAGTCAGGCCCAGTCAAACCAGGTAAACTGGAAACGGGGAAGGGCTGGATTTCCAAGCAAAACGAGAATTCTCCTGTAAGAGGAAGGCAGAATGAATGTTTGGAAGGCATAATCTAATACACTTTGATTTGTTTATTGTGACTTTCTTTTCTGAAGCAACACAAAATAGAGCTATAGTGTTTGTAGTATCTGTGTAAGGAGAAGggctttttattttatggaaCATCATATTCTCCATAGTTTGCATGGTCCCTGGGTTGCAGTAGGACCAAACTTTTGCTAAATGagcaagtgaataaatgaatggcttAGATACATAATCGTGGCTGCCCtggttaaataatattttctacccTTGGTAGcagagaacattgtaaagcagctctGTGTATTTAACTGCCTTATAGAATGAACAAGGAGGAGTGACTCAATTAGTTTTAATATGGTTGCATACTATTAGATACTTAATTGAATAATTACTGCTTTGAGCCAAGGGGTGTTTTTATCCTTTACTCTGATTCTCTAAGTCTGGCTTATATGCAttcttaaaactattttcttttagaaaggaataggaaatttccttcttttcaagaGGGAAATTAGTGTGCCTTGTATCTGTCTATATTGTCTGAGATATTcagttgaatatttaaaatttaaaatatgtaattttaataaaagtagaTAATCCAACTGGTAAATACCTTAAGTAAAGGAAACATGTTCCTTTTGAAGATGAATGTACATGGTATCATCGGAAATTCTTAGCCCATTTATATACTTCAAAAATTATTCTGGGTGATTAAATTACTGTTGCTAGAAAGATGAAATGGAACACTTTCCATTATGCCCAATAACAGACTCTGTAGATCTATATTCCTTAAATTATTCCCCAGAAAACTTGGTATGTAAGAGGGACATTTAAATAACTAGAAGCAAATTCACACGTGGTGGTCATAGGGGAGGTAGTTAGTGTTTCTCCATGATTGTGTAATCCATTAAAGAGAAGATGGTCTTCATCGGTCCTGAAGCAAGAGCCACGCAAGCATTTCATTCATAAGTGGTATGTGGAAACTGAAAAACTGAGTTGTATTTCTTGGCCCCAAATTGAGTTCTACTCTGGTTCAACATGATGGACAGATCAGCCTCATGCCTCCTTCTTTAATATTTGTTGACACTTACTTGTTCTGGCTTCCAttcttcctaggtttttttttttttttttaaactgttcccCACAGGACAGAGACCATGCGAAGCCTGTTACTCCGTTGTCTCCTACCATTGTGATACCTGTTCATCTCATGAATTTCTTTCCCTGTGTTGATTATTGGTGACCATTGCTCAGTGTGCTCTTCCTGAGAAATAACTTTTCTATTTTGACAGCAGTTTATTGTCCCAactcagtgcttttcaaacttgaGCCTGCACCGAAATCACCTGGAGCGTACGTTAAAACAAATAGTCGGGCCCCTCCCCGGAGTTTCTGACCCAGTAGGTCTGGAGTTGTGTCTGAGTTTTTGACTTTCTGACAAATTCTCAAGTGATGCTGATGGTGGGGGACCCCGCTTTGAGACCACAGCTCAACCGCAACGAAGTAGTTGGTTATGATGAAAATCTGTTTGATATTGTGAGGAAAGCGTTACCCGTGGAATGAACAGTGTTGAGTTCTACCCGGTTGGTTCTTTCATTTAGGGAATGGATTGCTAATTTAATGATTATGAGCTTTGGTTTCCTGAATTGTTAAttcatatgtatgcatgtgtaacTTCTTAGGGCATTTTGTAAGGATGAAAGTCAAGAAAGGATGTGAAATGCTTTTGAGCTGATGGTATTACATAGAAGAAGGGTGATAAAAATGAAGGAGTATTTAGTGAGCTCACAGGACCCAACAGTAGATATCTGTTGGGGAGAGAGGTTAAACATAGAATGGtcccatttccttcatttatttattcaacaaacatttatcaatcACTTAATAGGTACTAATGGAGAAAGTAAGAGCagttaagaaaagagaaaaaaacctatgCTTCATGGATTTTACATGCTAGAAGGAAAATACAGCTGAGGGTAAATACATAGCACATTCTCAGggaaaaagtgaaatgaagaaaaataaagtggaggAGGCTTGGCCATAGTGTATGAAGAGAAGCATTTTTAATTTACACATTGTACTTGGgcttttataataactataatagaGGTTTTCaaactttgctgtgcaaaacagtCTCCTGGGGAGCTTGATTAAAATGTAGATTTCTGTGCTGTACCCCCAGGTAATTCTATTCAGCAGGCTTGGGCTAGAGCCTGGGAGTTACCCATTTGACCAAAAGGTGGTTCTAATGCAAATGGgcctttaaaaagaatatgtttaATCTCTGTTCTAagaatttacaaatattaacttatttaataaataacatacaaagtgGAAGTCCTTCACACCATTCCCCAAAGATGATCATGCTCAATGATTTGAGATATTTTTCTAtagcttcttatttttctttcccttcaacATATATTAATGTTTTATGTCAGGATCTCACTAAGAAACTATGAACTAGAGGATAGTAAGAAGGTTTAGAAATACAGCTAAGACAGAGTTAGAAAGGAATGGGGAAAAGGTCTGAAAGGAtagacacaaagagaaaaaaggtgaAGACTAACATCTTCAGAGAGGGGTAGTGAACAACTGAGGCAGTCTGGCTTGGGGGAAAGACGGTAGGTGGTGAGCTCTGAGGGACCCCAGTATGATTCTGGATTCTGACTCTTTCTTACCAGCCAGATGCCTTTGAACATGTTACTTACCTTCCTGGAACCTCAGTTTTATACACCGTCCCCACAGCAAAGGATATAAGTGCACTCGTGTCttcgtgtgtgcgtgcatgcaggCATATATGCATCCTCTTTGTtggtattgtttttgtttgtttgtttgttttcacatctttattggagtcatTGGTATTGTTTTAAGGGTTAGAGATTTTATAAGGATTAGAGATTTTATATGCCATACTCCAGGCCCTGTGTCTGCACCATGTGTGATGGTGGTGGTCGTCTTGATTTGCAGACATGTGAAGTTgacttaaaataaattattaaaatattacatgaaGACTAAGAGAAACTAAAGCTTAAAAGTGAAACAAGGTGGATCTTGATAGTCGTGTGCTTCAGAACAACTTTTAAATACAGGCATATGCCGGGGAAGTTGTCATGACAGGAGACAGTTTGGAAACAGTCAACTGGATCAAAGAACTGCTGGGAGCTTTTCTGCCACTGAATTCTCTTCCCCTGTGTTTTCTGACTAGCTGTCAAAGACCTAAGGAAATCAAGAGTTCGGAGGCCATCATTTGGCACATAAAGCATCTAACATAGTGCAGCTAAGCGTTTTTACATGATTCTATGTGTACCGTTAGGGCTGTTTCCTGTTCCCTGCTGGATCGCAGAATGGAAGAAACATTTCTTTGCTGCCTGAAATTAACTTTATTTGGCAGCTTCTCTGTTTTGTGTGGCCTATTCTGAGTGTTTAGTGTTTACAATAAGTATGATGTGGTATACCCTGAAGAGCATTGTTATGTTCAGGGTTTGTCCAGAGGAGAACaaaggaggctttttttttttattcctgagaCTCACTGTATCTCCAACGTAGTAAAAAATATGAACTGGCAACGTCACTGCGATAGTGATTTCATGGAACTGAAGATCAAAAGAaatgccctgggcttccctgagggcgcagtggttgagagtccgcctgccgattcaggggacatgggttcgtgccccggtccgggaagatcccacaggccgtggagcagctgcgcccgtgagccacggccactgagcctgcgcgtccggagcctgtgctccgcaacgggagaggccacagcagtgagaggcccgcgtaccaccaaaaaaaaaaaaaaaaaaaaaaaagaaatgcccttAGTTCTTTGCCATAGATGAGTAGAAGATAAACTTGGATTCTGCAATAAACATGTCTTTAGTCCACTTTTTTTCTCAAGCATTTTTCAGGTTTCCAGCATCTGCTCCAGGAAATTTGTTTCATGCTTCACTTCTATGTCATTCCTTGATTACCTTGGTTGGATATAGAAACTGGCCCCTAGGATCCCACTTTCTGATCTTACACAATTATTCCTTTGCATGACATGTCCATTTTTCTGTCCTGCAGGAAAAGCCCTGtagacagttttctttctttctttctttctttctttctttctttctttctttctttctttctttctttcttccttccttccttccttccttccttccttccttccttcctttctttctttccttttctttcttttctttcttttcccctcccctcccctccccttctctttcctttcctttcctttttcctctctccatGGCTTTCTAGCACAGGATGGTCACATTATTAGTTCCAGGTAATTACTTGATGAGATTGCACTGATTAAAACAAGGAGAGTTCCTGTTAACTCACCTTATTTCTTCTGCATTGGAAGTTTCCAAAATGTGTTCTGTCGAACATTAGTCCTATAAAATGCTCCATTAAAAAAGAGGCAGTGGTCACATAGGCTTAGAAAATGTGCTCTGTGTTAGTCTCCTCTTGCAAGTTCACAATACATATTGGATACAAATCTCTGAAAAATCCAGCATCAAGGATTTTATTTCATACCATATAATTAGCTAGCTTCCCAAACCATTCTCAGGTTTCCCTTTCTattgcttcattcttttttgcaGTGAGAACTCTTTGAGAAACCTGCTCtcctagtgtttttttttttttttttttttttttttttttacgcgggcctctcactgtcgtggcctctcccgttgcggagcacaggctccagacgcgcaggctcagcggccatggctcacgggcccagccgctccgtggcatgtgggatcttcccagaccggggcatgaacccgtgtcccctgcatcggcaggtggactctcaaccactgcgccaccagggaagcccctctcctagtgttttattctttaactCACTTCATGCTTTGCAACAacaggccaaaaaataaaaaaaataaaaagtttctcctttcagaaaacttttgaaaaacactgatctAATCTTATAGTTTTACTCAGTAGTATCTGGAGCCAGCTCTTACTTCTTGGCAAGAACTTGGTGAGCATCTGTCTTCACAACACCACAATGCTGTCACATAGCAccaccccctccctgccagcCAGTTTACCAACGTGTGGTTATAGATGGATGTGAAGTTTCAGTACCGTGTCACAGCTGCCTAAGAGCATGGTTGAAAAAAGATCCCAGATCTTACAACTCTGATTCAGGACTGTTCCCAGTTGGTTTTCTCCcccaggtttattgaggtataattgacaaataaacgTTGTATATATTAAGTTTGATATGCATATACTCAGGGCGTTTTTTGAGGTACCCAGTATCACAGGCAGGTGAAGGAAATGTGCCTTTCTTGCATGCCTACATGTACCAAAGGCATTCATGCAGGTTAATTAGTTTTATTCTGAGAAAGGCACTGAAAAGTTAAAATTCTATCCCCATTTCTCAGGTGTGGATACTGAAGTTGGAAAGGTTTTGTTTGTCTAAACACATTCATTTAGTAAGTGGCAAGGCCAGAGTTCCCAGATAAATAGATAGAGGCAGCTGTCTCCCGTCCACCACCCTGACACTTCCAGCCCTGTGACCTAGAACAAGTCGCTTCTTTGATCATAAATTTTCCCATTGATATACTTAGGAGATAATCCTAAGCTACCACATAGGGATATTGTGAGATGCAAGTGAAACATTGTGTGTGcaaatgcattttataaattacaaagTGCTACTAAAATTACATTAGTCCATTactcatataaaatattaaattgtgacagcactctacttcaattttatattcattaataGGAACAGGAAGCAGTTTAGCATGACAATAAGGACACAGACTTCATCATTAGGCAGGCCTGATTTAATTCTATCTTTATTTCTTATCCACTGTTTGATTTGGGgcagtcacttaacttctctgtacccCAGATTCCTCATTTATGAAACAGATAATTCCAGCACTTAACTCATAAGGGTGTCCTACAGattaaattataatggaaaacgCAGTAGCTGGTGAAGAGTtaactcttaaaaaaattaattggaatTATTACCATTTCCGTGTTTATCTATAGTAACTTAACTAGCCCTAGAAGAGGATTTTCTGAGATCCTTTTCCTCATAGACACTGGCTAAGGAACTACTGTTTTATTCTTTCACTCATTTCAAGCTTAATTTATTTACGAAGCTCTTGAGATCTCCTCTCTTCCAACCAgatttgttttcatgtttctttccCCTCTCATCTGTTCTAAGCAATGTCCCATATCCATGTGTGTCTAAACTTGCCCCTTATGGCTGAGGCatctgttacttctccttttcctcctccattttcccttccctccacttCTCTTCCTTGAAAATTTGTTGACTGATCTCACACCCATTTTGCAAATAATAATGGTTACTGTTTGACTCATGGTGCTTGAAGTTTCTGATTGGAAAAACTCATAGCTTTTATCTTGGAAGCTATAAGGACGTctctcttaaattttaaaagactcaaATTTCAAAGAGAATTTTAACATGGAACGTAATTTATACTTGATTTCCTCCACCTTCTCTTCCTGGCTTTATCTCTCACCTGTTCTCCAGAAGTTGGCTTCAGCAGTCTCTAGagtttttaacaacaaaaaaaggtcaTTTCCCAAttctagaataaataaataaataaatagtgatgCAAAAACTAACTTGTTTTCATTATAGGGGCCAATGAGTAATTACAGGCGTAATttattagttttgatttgccAGAACTGCTGCCCTTCCAAATGAGATAAAAAGCTCCACTGAAGGTAATAGACTATAGTTGAATTTAGTTTTACTTGAAGAAGAAATGGGGGAGTGCCTTCAATGTGGCGGAGGAGAAAGACGTgcacatcaccttcctccccacaaatacatcaaaaccacatctacatgtggagcaactcctacagaacacctactgaatgctggcagaagacctcagacttccccaaaaggaaagaaacaccaCATGTACCTGCAtaggtcaaaagaaaaaagaaaaaacagagacaaaagaatagggacaggacctgcacctctgggggtgagctgtgaaggaggaaaagtttccacatactaggaagccccttcactggcggagatggggggtAGAGGTGGGGGGAAGcctcggagccacagaggagagcatagcaacaggggtgcagagggcaaagtggagagattcccgcacagaggatcggtgcagaacagcactcaccagcccaagaggcttgtctgctcacccaccggggcgagtcagggctgggagctgaggctcaggcttcggaggtcagaccccagggagaggactggggttggctgcgtgaacacagcctgcagggggctagtggaccacagctagccgggagggagtccgaggaaaagtctggaactgcctaagaggcaagagaccattgtttcagggtgcacaaggaaagaagattcagagcaccacctaaatgagcacCAGACACGGGCGCGAGCTGTGgctctcagtgcagacaccagagatgggcatgagacactaaggctgctgctgcagccaccaagcagcctgtgtgcaagcacaggtcactatccacacctcccctcccaggagcctgtgcagcccaccactaccagggtcccgtgatccagggacaacttccctgggagaacacacggcgcctcaggctgttgcaacgttaTGCTGgactctgctgccgcaggctcgccctgcattccatacccatCCCACCTCCcgggctgagtgagccagagccccctaatcaggtgctcctttaaccccgtcctgtctgagcaaagaacagaggtagggccaaatccaaagctgaatcccaggagctgtgcaaacaaagaagagaaagggcaatttctcccagcagcctcaggagcagcggattaaatctccacaatcaacttgatgtaccctgcatctgtggaatacctgaatagacaatgaatcattccaaaattgaggcaaagaactttgagagcaactgtaggcttggggtttgcttttggcatctaatttgtttctggttttatgtttatcttacttcagtatttagagcttattatcactggtagatttgtttattgacttgGTTGCTCTCCTActttagttattttatacatatatatacttttttccccctttttctctttttgtgagtgtgtatgtgtgtgcttctttgtgtgattttgtctgtatagctttgcttttgccatttgtcctagggttctgactgtccagtttttttgttgttgttttttagtgcagtttttagcgcttgttatcgttggtggatttttttttttttggttgctctctttcgttctctctttttttaaattactttttttatttttttaatattttttttctattttaataactttattttatttatttatttcttctttctttctttctttttctcccttttcttctgagccatgtgtctGACAGGGTCATGGTGCTCTCGCTGGGTGTCACACCTGAGCCTCcgaagtgggagagctgagttcaggacattggtccaccagaggctCCTGGCACCATGAAATATCAAACAGCgtaagctctcccagagatctccatctcaatgctaagacccagctccactcaatgagcGGCAAGCtagacaccctatgacaaacaactagcaagacaggaacacaaccccacccattagcagagaggctgcctaaaatcataataagttcacagaaagcccaaaacacaccactggacgtggtcctgcccaccagaaagagaagatccagccgCATCCACCAGAACACGGGCACCactcccttccaccaggaagcctacacaaccaactgaaccaaccttacccacagggagtagacaccaaaaacaaggggaaataagaacctgcaggctgtgaaacggagacctcaaacacagtaaggtaagcaaaatgagaagacagagatataCACATCacatgaaggagtaaggtaaaaacccagcagaccaaaaaaatgaagaggaaataggcagtctacctgaaaaagaattcagagtaatgatagtaaagatgatccaaaatcttggaaatagaatggaggaaatacaagaaacgtttaacaaggacatagaagaactaaagagcaaaaaaacaatgatgaacaacaacacaaatgaaattaaaaattctctagaatgaatcaatagcagaataactgaggcagaagaacagataagtgacctgtaagataaaatagtggaaataacgaccacagagcagaataaagaaaaatgaatgaaaagaattgaagacaatctcagagacctctgggacaacattaaacacaccaacatttgaattataggggtcccagaagaagaagaagaagaaaaaaaggactgagaaaatatgtgaagagattatagttcaatacttccctaatatgggtaagaaaatattcaatcaagtccaggaagcacagagagtctcatacaggataaatccaaggacaaacataccaagacacatattaatcagactatcaaaaattaaatacaaagaaaaatattaaaagcagcaagggaaaaacaacaattaacatacatgggaacacccataaggttaacagctgatcgttcagcagaaactctgcaagccagaagggagtggtaggacatatttaaagggatgaaagggaaaaacctacaaccaagattactctaccagcaaggatctcattcagattcgacagagaaattaaaacctttacagacaagcaaacgctacgagaattcagcaccaccaaaccagctctacaacaaatgctaaaggaacttctctaggcaggacacacaagcgaaggaaaagacttacagtaacaaacccaaaacacttaagaaaatagtATAGGAAcctacatatcgataactaccttaaatgtaaatagatcaaatgctccacccaaaagacatagactggctgaatggatacaaaaacaagaccagtacatatgctgtctacaagagacccacttcagacctagggacacatacacactgaaggtgatggggtggaaaaagatattccatgcaaatggaaatgaaaagaaagctgcagtagcaattctcatatcagaaaaaatacactttaaaataaagaatattacaagagacaaagaaggacactacatagtgatcaagggatcaatccaagaagaagatataacaagtgtaaatatttatgcccccaacagaggagcaactcaatacataggcaaatgctaacagtcattaaaggggaaatcaacagtaacacaatcataataggagACATTagcactccactttcaccaaaggacagatgatccaaaatgaaaataagtaatgaaacacaagctttaaa containing:
- the LOC137221928 gene encoding small ribosomal subunit protein eS1-like → MAVGKNKRLTKGGKKGAKKKVVDPFSKKDWYGVKAPAMFNIRNIGKTLVTRTQGTKIASDGLKGRVFEVSLADLQNDEVAFRKFKLITEDVQGKNCLTNFHGMDLTRDKMCSMVKKWQTMIEANVDVKTTDGYLLRLFCVGFTKKRNNQIRKTSYAQHQQVRQIRKKMMEIMTREVQTNDLKEVVNKLIPDSIGKDIEKACQSIYPLHDVFVRKVKMLKKPKFELGKLMELHGEGSSSGKATGDETGAKVERADGYEPPVQESV